One window of Desulfobacca acetoxidans DSM 11109 genomic DNA carries:
- a CDS encoding MFS transporter, giving the protein MPSAFTETFASFRHRNYRLFFLGQTISLIGSWMQVVAQGWLVLTLTNSAFLLGLAGALHTLPMLLFSFWGGVIADHADKRRMVMLTNAAGLLLALILGLLVAFDLVAIWQIMILVFGVGTAMAFDIPGRQAFIIDLVGKSDLPNAIALNSSLFNGTRALGPAFAGLLIASVGIANCFFLNALSFLAPLICLSLLRLHYQSTLRARPRTLAGLQELLTFIRHQRPELGWMMTIMACNSIFAFSFTVLLPMIARDVLGTGPEGYGFLMAASGLGAFFGALTLATFIRRHSPVYFFWGGAFLMFLALLFFSCTENYKLALVCLFIAGFGLTVNISTSNSLFQLNVPDELRGRIMSLFSFTFIGFTPIGNFFYGTLGQYFGPCFTVRLGASLAIILSLSFLLAHPKLRRLHFNTEMDTIRVFGERK; this is encoded by the coding sequence ATGCCATCCGCATTTACCGAAACCTTTGCCTCTTTTCGCCACCGCAATTACCGTCTGTTCTTTCTGGGGCAGACGATTTCGCTCATCGGCAGTTGGATGCAGGTCGTAGCCCAGGGATGGTTGGTCCTGACCCTGACCAATTCCGCCTTCCTGCTCGGCCTGGCCGGGGCCTTGCATACCCTGCCGATGTTGCTCTTCTCCTTTTGGGGAGGAGTCATTGCCGATCACGCCGATAAGAGGCGGATGGTGATGCTCACCAATGCTGCCGGCCTGCTGCTGGCCCTGATCTTGGGCCTCCTAGTGGCGTTTGATCTGGTGGCCATCTGGCAGATCATGATCCTGGTCTTTGGGGTCGGAACCGCTATGGCCTTTGATATTCCCGGACGCCAGGCATTCATCATTGATCTGGTAGGCAAATCCGACCTGCCTAACGCCATTGCCCTAAATTCCAGTCTGTTTAATGGCACCCGCGCCCTCGGGCCGGCCTTTGCCGGCCTGCTGATCGCCTCCGTGGGCATTGCTAATTGTTTTTTTCTCAACGCTCTCAGTTTCCTGGCGCCGCTTATCTGCCTGTCGCTCTTACGCCTGCATTATCAATCTACCCTGCGTGCTCGCCCCCGTACCCTGGCCGGACTACAGGAGTTATTAACCTTTATCCGACATCAGCGTCCGGAATTGGGCTGGATGATGACCATTATGGCCTGCAACTCCATCTTCGCCTTCTCTTTTACCGTCCTGCTGCCTATGATTGCCCGGGATGTTCTCGGAACCGGCCCGGAAGGCTATGGTTTTTTGATGGCCGCCAGCGGTTTGGGGGCCTTTTTTGGGGCTCTTACCCTGGCCACGTTTATCCGTCGCCATTCCCCGGTATATTTTTTCTGGGGCGGCGCCTTCCTAATGTTTCTGGCCCTGCTTTTTTTCTCCTGTACTGAAAACTATAAACTCGCCCTCGTATGCCTCTTTATCGCCGGTTTCGGCCTAACCGTTAATATTTCCACCAGCAACAGCCTTTTTCAACTTAATGTTCCGGATGAATTGCGCGGCCGCATTATGTCGCTGTTCAGTTTTACCTTTATCGGCTTTACCCCCATAGGAAACTTTTTTTATGGAACTTTAGGGCAATATTTCGGTCCGTGTTTCACGGTGCGTCTCGGTGCCAGCCTGGCTATCATTCTTTCCCTGTCTTTTTTGCTGGCTCACCCAAAACTGCGGCGTCTGCATTTTAATACAGAGATGGATACAATCCGAGTATTTGGGGAAAGAAAATAA
- the dnaX gene encoding DNA polymerase III subunit gamma/tau codes for MSYQVLARKWRPQNFDEVVGQEHITRTLKNALESGRVAHAFLFSGPRGVGKTSIARILAKALNCAEGPAPTPCNRCQSCVEITQGHSLDVLEIDGASNRGIDEVRELRENIKYLPAHGSYKVFIIDEVHMLTKEAFNALLKTLEEPPPHAIFIMATTESHKVPVTILSRCQRYDFKRLSTAAIQAHLANLTAQEGWHLAPEGLLLIAQEAEGGMRDAQGLLDQVITFGGTEVSPPEIARILGVTDRLLLLQTLEAILNRQAAQLLDILAELHEHGHDLRRFFHDLLFFSRHLVIAALGPEVRRLADLADQEWDRLQEMARQTNLAHLFNLLTTLLKGEEELRRSPLPRLSLEILLLRLVSLEPLLDLPEWLTRLSALEMKLDQGHIPALGTDAPQRSVSQGKSVDRSSQTSKAPSVAEPSKGDSPASWESFVHFVTQRGGIPLGGKLHNSHLHKQRDGRLHVAPGPAWRTAQPEHLEQIQALARDFFGPQCQLVIEATAAAKSSRETPASRRQLSLDEIKQLAEGIFGGTWLTETMPTDVAKENKK; via the coding sequence ATGTCCTATCAAGTCTTGGCCCGCAAATGGCGGCCCCAAAATTTTGACGAAGTTGTCGGTCAGGAGCATATCACCCGAACGTTGAAAAACGCCCTGGAGTCGGGACGGGTAGCCCACGCCTTTCTGTTCAGCGGACCCCGAGGGGTGGGCAAGACCTCGATAGCCCGCATCCTGGCCAAGGCCTTGAATTGCGCCGAGGGTCCGGCGCCGACGCCTTGCAACCGATGCCAATCATGTGTAGAGATCACCCAGGGACACAGCCTAGACGTCCTGGAAATCGACGGCGCCAGCAACCGCGGCATCGATGAGGTACGGGAACTACGAGAGAATATTAAATATCTGCCGGCTCATGGCAGTTATAAAGTCTTCATCATCGATGAAGTCCACATGCTTACCAAAGAGGCCTTCAATGCCCTGTTGAAAACCCTGGAGGAGCCGCCGCCGCACGCCATCTTTATCATGGCCACCACGGAATCGCACAAAGTGCCGGTGACTATTCTATCCCGCTGCCAGCGTTATGACTTCAAAAGGCTGTCCACTGCCGCCATCCAGGCGCATCTGGCGAATCTCACGGCCCAGGAGGGCTGGCATCTAGCACCGGAGGGACTGCTGCTCATCGCCCAAGAGGCCGAAGGCGGCATGCGGGACGCCCAAGGTTTATTGGATCAGGTGATCACCTTCGGCGGCACCGAGGTCTCTCCCCCGGAGATCGCCCGTATCCTCGGGGTAACCGATCGGCTCCTGTTGCTGCAAACCCTGGAGGCTATACTGAACCGCCAGGCGGCCCAGCTCCTCGATATTTTAGCTGAACTGCATGAGCACGGCCACGATCTCCGGCGCTTTTTCCATGATCTGCTCTTTTTCAGTCGACACCTGGTCATCGCCGCGCTCGGCCCGGAAGTCCGGCGGCTGGCGGATCTCGCCGACCAGGAGTGGGACCGTTTGCAGGAGATGGCCCGCCAGACCAATCTGGCTCATCTGTTCAATCTGCTGACAACACTCTTAAAAGGGGAAGAAGAACTGCGGCGTTCCCCCTTGCCGCGCCTGTCCCTGGAGATATTATTGCTGCGCCTGGTAAGTTTGGAACCGCTGCTGGACCTGCCCGAGTGGCTGACGCGGTTGTCAGCTCTCGAAATGAAGCTGGATCAGGGACATATTCCAGCTCTAGGGACTGATGCACCCCAGAGATCCGTCTCTCAGGGAAAGTCGGTTGATCGATCATCGCAAACGTCAAAGGCGCCGTCGGTGGCCGAGCCCTCCAAGGGCGACAGCCCGGCATCGTGGGAATCGTTTGTACATTTTGTAACGCAAAGGGGCGGCATACCTTTAGGGGGAAAGCTCCACAACAGCCACCTCCATAAACAGAGAGACGGACGTCTCCATGTCGCCCCCGGCCCCGCCTGGCGCACTGCCCAGCCCGAGCATCTGGAACAGATTCAAGCCCTGGCGCGGGATTTTTTCGGCCCGCAATGCCAATTGGTCATTGAAGCCACTGCCGCCGCCAAGTCCAGCCGCGAGACCCCTGCATCCCGACGTCAATTGTCACTTGACGAAATCAAACAGTTGGCCGAAGGCATTTTTGGGGGTACCTGGCTGACTGAGACAATGCCCACCGATGTGGCAAAGGAGAACAAGAAGTGA
- a CDS encoding YbaB/EbfC family nucleoid-associated protein gives MMKQAQKLQSKMLAMQEELGNRTVTAQAGGGMVEVVANGRQELISLRIDPEVVNSEDVDLLQDLVLAAVNDALNRSREMVADEMAKLTGGMKIPGLF, from the coding sequence ATGATGAAACAGGCTCAGAAACTGCAGAGTAAGATGTTGGCCATGCAGGAGGAATTGGGCAACCGGACCGTCACCGCACAGGCAGGCGGCGGTATGGTGGAAGTAGTGGCCAACGGTCGCCAGGAACTGATCTCCCTGCGCATCGACCCGGAGGTGGTTAATTCGGAGGATGTCGACCTGCTCCAGGATCTGGTTCTCGCCGCGGTCAATGATGCCCTGAACCGTTCCCGGGAGATGGTAGCCGATGAGATGGCCAAGCTCACCGGCGGCATGAAGATTCCCGGCCTGTTTTAG
- the recR gene encoding recombination mediator RecR, whose amino-acid sequence MARNFYPAPLQKVIRGLSRWPGIGEKTATRLALYLLRAADTEVTELAQALIDLKAKIRLCSRCFAFADQELCPICADPGRNNGQLVVVADPGDLIALERVGFFQGAYHVLGGLISPLDNVGPRDLHISELLSRLHSEAIEEVILALNPSLEGEATTAYLAQELQGKPVKVTRIAYGLPMGGDLKYADQQTIKESLRHRVRA is encoded by the coding sequence ATGGCAAGAAATTTCTATCCTGCACCTCTGCAGAAGGTTATCCGGGGACTTAGCAGATGGCCTGGAATCGGCGAAAAAACCGCCACCCGGCTGGCCCTCTACTTACTACGGGCGGCAGATACCGAAGTAACCGAATTGGCTCAGGCCCTGATCGACTTGAAGGCTAAGATCAGGCTCTGCTCCCGTTGTTTTGCCTTTGCCGACCAGGAACTTTGCCCCATCTGCGCTGATCCGGGGCGGAATAACGGTCAGCTGGTGGTAGTGGCCGATCCGGGGGACCTGATCGCCCTGGAGCGGGTCGGTTTTTTTCAAGGCGCATATCATGTTCTGGGCGGCCTCATCTCCCCTCTGGACAACGTTGGACCGAGGGATTTGCATATTTCCGAGCTTTTGAGCCGCTTGCACTCCGAAGCCATTGAAGAGGTCATCCTGGCCTTGAATCCGAGCCTCGAGGGGGAGGCGACAACGGCTTATCTGGCCCAAGAGCTGCAGGGCAAACCGGTAAAAGTAACGCGGATTGCCTATGGTCTCCCCATGGGCGGCGATTTGAAGTACGCCGACCAACAGACTATTAAAGAGTCGTTGCGGCATCGGGTGAGGGCGTGA
- a CDS encoding type II toxin-antitoxin system RelE family toxin, whose translation MSYRVELDARADKQAEKLERETLKRFQKRFRELAQNPFDPRISKPLTMSANRRTSRVGDWRIIYFVDKGRQTVFVTAICHRKPAYDKV comes from the coding sequence ATGAGCTACCGGGTCGAACTTGATGCACGGGCTGACAAACAGGCGGAAAAATTAGAACGGGAAACCCTAAAACGCTTTCAGAAGCGCTTCCGGGAGTTAGCCCAAAACCCCTTCGACCCGAGAATCTCCAAGCCCCTGACCATGTCGGCGAACCGTCGGACCTCACGAGTGGGCGACTGGCGCATAATTTATTTCGTAGATAAGGGCAGACAAACAGTATTTGTGACGGCTATCTGCCATCGCAAACCGGCCTATGATAAGGTTTAA
- the rodA gene encoding rod shape-determining protein RodA, with protein sequence MIIDRRLFKNIDWILLILTLLIVSLGIVNLYSAGLNQDTGRDTPLYLKQLYWLAIGLGLMVFMTTFDYRYLEKLAYPVYWLAVILLITVILMGKVVSGSKRWLVVGPMVFQPSELAKVAIILALAAYFYRQERFDPLSWRELIISCLLVLPPFALVAKQPDLGSALLITAVASTIILFVGVRWHILVTLIISFVALSPVSWFFLKDYQKQRILTFLNPEQDPLGSGYHIIQSKIAVGSGLLWGKGFLHGTQSQLNFLPEQHTDFVFSVFAEEWGFLGSAGLIVLYALLILWSLQIARSCRERFGNLLAVGISAMIFWQIFINISMVTGMLPVVGIPLPLFSYGGSSLISNFIGIGLLLNIRMRQFLFFSPTL encoded by the coding sequence ATGATCATTGACCGCCGCCTTTTCAAAAACATCGACTGGATTCTGCTGATTCTAACTCTTTTGATCGTTTCTCTCGGTATTGTCAATCTCTACAGCGCCGGTCTGAACCAGGACACGGGGCGTGATACTCCGCTCTATCTCAAGCAACTTTATTGGCTGGCGATCGGTCTGGGCCTGATGGTGTTTATGACCACCTTCGATTACCGCTACCTTGAAAAGCTTGCTTATCCGGTCTATTGGCTGGCTGTTATTCTGTTGATCACGGTCATACTGATGGGGAAAGTGGTCTCCGGCTCCAAGCGCTGGCTGGTAGTGGGACCGATGGTATTTCAGCCTTCCGAGTTGGCGAAGGTCGCCATCATACTCGCTCTGGCGGCCTATTTCTATCGTCAGGAAAGATTTGATCCTTTATCCTGGCGGGAGCTGATCATTTCATGTCTGCTGGTGCTGCCGCCTTTTGCATTGGTAGCCAAACAGCCGGACCTCGGCAGCGCCCTCCTGATCACTGCCGTGGCCTCCACGATCATCCTCTTCGTCGGCGTCCGGTGGCACATCCTGGTCACCCTGATAATATCTTTTGTAGCCTTATCCCCGGTCTCTTGGTTTTTTCTGAAAGATTACCAGAAACAGCGCATACTCACTTTTTTAAACCCGGAGCAGGACCCTTTAGGCTCCGGGTATCATATCATTCAGTCAAAAATTGCTGTTGGCTCCGGCCTTTTGTGGGGGAAGGGCTTCCTCCATGGTACCCAGAGCCAACTCAATTTCCTGCCGGAGCAACATACTGATTTTGTTTTTTCGGTTTTTGCCGAAGAGTGGGGGTTTTTAGGCTCGGCCGGCCTGATTGTGCTCTATGCCCTGCTCATATTATGGAGTTTGCAGATCGCCCGCTCCTGCCGCGAACGGTTCGGCAACCTGTTGGCCGTCGGTATCTCGGCCATGATCTTCTGGCAGATATTCATTAATATCTCTATGGTGACCGGCATGCTGCCGGTAGTCGGCATTCCCCTGCCCCTGTTCAGCTATGGCGGCTCTTCGCTCATCTCCAACTTCATCGGCATCGGGCTGCTCCTCAATATCCGCATGCGCCAATTCCTCTTTTTCAGTCCGACCTTGTGA
- a CDS encoding F0F1 ATP synthase subunit B family protein — protein MIDIDWTLFVQIGNFLVLVFLLNMVLFRPIRGVLKERQNLFSGLSSEVSSLTEAEQGVRQDIQGELLAARKSGMNKRDMLKQEGSAMEAGLMEKAKAEADAEAARMAEKIKSDVAAAREALRPQAQSFALDLAAKILGREMA, from the coding sequence ATGATTGACATTGATTGGACATTGTTTGTGCAGATTGGTAATTTCCTCGTCCTGGTCTTTCTCTTGAACATGGTTCTGTTCCGGCCCATACGGGGGGTACTGAAGGAGCGTCAGAATCTCTTTTCTGGCCTTAGTTCGGAGGTCTCCTCGTTAACCGAGGCGGAGCAGGGGGTGCGCCAAGACATCCAAGGCGAGTTGCTCGCGGCTCGCAAAAGCGGGATGAACAAGCGTGACATGCTCAAGCAGGAGGGCAGCGCCATGGAAGCCGGCCTGATGGAAAAAGCGAAGGCCGAAGCTGACGCCGAAGCGGCGCGCATGGCGGAGAAGATCAAGTCTGACGTCGCCGCCGCCCGGGAGGCTTTGAGACCGCAGGCTCAATCCTTTGCTCTTGACCTGGCTGCCAAAATACTGGGGAGGGAGATGGCATGA
- the atpF gene encoding F0F1 ATP synthase subunit B: MRIKNICGVGVKSASLAIAAGLAMAGAAWASEAHGHGGIDAAKLNDLLWRTVNFLIFAAILFKLAAKPLKEFFANRKRDISQELQDLETQKIAVQKALKEAKSQLAAVAAEREQIIQQYLAEGEAEKAKIIEKAEQSAQRLKDMALMTIEAETKKAAADLKREIVETAVALSEQLIKEKIVAEDQQRLVDDYLIKVVEAH; this comes from the coding sequence ATGAGGATCAAAAACATCTGCGGGGTCGGGGTTAAGAGCGCTTCTTTGGCCATCGCTGCCGGTTTGGCAATGGCTGGGGCGGCCTGGGCCAGTGAAGCTCACGGACATGGCGGCATAGATGCAGCCAAATTAAACGATCTTCTCTGGAGGACCGTCAATTTTCTCATTTTCGCCGCGATTCTCTTCAAGTTGGCGGCAAAGCCCCTGAAGGAGTTTTTTGCCAACCGCAAGAGAGACATCAGCCAGGAGTTGCAGGATCTTGAAACTCAGAAGATTGCGGTGCAAAAAGCCCTCAAGGAAGCCAAGTCGCAGTTGGCGGCGGTTGCTGCTGAGCGGGAACAGATCATCCAGCAATATCTAGCTGAAGGCGAGGCGGAAAAGGCAAAGATTATCGAGAAAGCTGAACAGTCGGCGCAGCGCCTGAAAGACATGGCCCTGATGACCATAGAGGCGGAGACCAAGAAAGCCGCGGCCGATCTGAAGCGAGAGATTGTCGAAACCGCAGTCGCGCTTTCGGAACAGCTTATCAAAGAAAAAATCGTCGCCGAAGACCAACAGCGGTTGGTTGATGACTACTTAATAAAGGTGGTGGAAGCTCATTGA
- the atpH gene encoding ATP synthase F1 subunit delta produces MINLSLARRYAKALLSIGKEDGRYKEYGEELNSFTYLLEREAELKNAIINPIYPRDDRKKVLDKILEMIQLSTIVTNFINLLFDKQRIDGVFQINQEYQQLVDKLENISRARVTTAAPLGEDVIDRIRQALEKITGGAVVLDVTDDSQIIGGIIAQVGDLVLDGSVRTQLQSLKETLIRGEVA; encoded by the coding sequence TTGATAAACCTGTCGCTTGCACGTCGCTACGCCAAAGCCTTGCTGAGCATCGGCAAGGAGGATGGCCGGTATAAGGAATATGGGGAGGAGCTCAACTCCTTTACCTATCTTCTCGAAAGAGAAGCGGAGCTGAAAAACGCCATCATCAATCCCATCTACCCTCGTGACGATCGCAAAAAAGTTTTGGATAAGATCCTGGAGATGATTCAACTCTCAACCATTGTCACGAACTTCATCAACCTGCTTTTCGATAAACAACGCATCGATGGCGTCTTTCAAATCAATCAAGAATATCAACAATTGGTAGATAAGCTGGAGAATATCAGCCGCGCCAGAGTCACTACCGCTGCCCCCCTGGGAGAGGACGTGATCGACCGCATCCGCCAGGCGCTGGAGAAAATCACCGGCGGCGCTGTAGTTCTAGATGTCACGGATGATTCTCAGATCATCGGTGGCATCATTGCGCAAGTCGGCGATCTGGTGCTTGATGGCAGCGTGCGGACCCAGCTCCAGAGTTTAAAAGAAACTTTGATAAGAGGTGAGGTTGCTTAA
- the atpA gene encoding F0F1 ATP synthase subunit alpha, which yields MEIRAEEISQIIRTQIKDYEKKVEVAETGTVLSVGDGIARVSGVEKCMAMELLEFPGGIFGIALNLEEDNVGCAILGEDIHIKEGDMVKRTGRIAEVPVGEACLGRVLDPVGNPIDGKGPVEAKEYRRIELKAPGVIERQPVNEPMYTGYKAIDAMTPVGRGQRELIIGDRQIGKTALCVDAIINQKDSGVVCIYVAIGQKKSTVAQVVDALERNDAMKHTIVISATASEPAPLQYVSAFAGCTMGEYYRDSGRHALIIYDDLSKQATAYRQISLLLRRPPGREAFPGDIFYNHSRLLERAAKLNIEKGGGSLTALPIIETQQGDVSAYIPTNVISITDGQVYLEPALFFAGVRPAINVGLSVSRVGGAAQVKAMKQVAGSLRLDLAQYRELAAFAQFGSELDKATQSQLNRGIRLVEILKQPQYDPLPMEKEITILYAGTRGILDDLPVEVLGAFEKQLYEYIGGKHPEIFNTLKEAKEINADLDNQMKAALEAFKADFKASLAA from the coding sequence ATGGAAATCAGAGCAGAAGAAATCAGTCAGATTATTCGGACCCAGATCAAGGACTATGAGAAAAAGGTCGAGGTGGCTGAGACCGGCACCGTTCTTTCCGTCGGCGACGGTATCGCCCGCGTTTCCGGCGTGGAAAAGTGTATGGCTATGGAGCTGTTGGAATTCCCCGGCGGCATCTTTGGCATCGCCTTGAACCTGGAAGAAGACAACGTCGGCTGCGCCATCCTGGGTGAAGATATTCATATCAAGGAAGGCGACATGGTCAAAAGGACCGGCCGTATCGCTGAGGTGCCCGTCGGCGAGGCCTGTTTGGGTCGGGTACTTGACCCGGTGGGCAATCCCATCGACGGCAAAGGCCCCGTGGAGGCCAAGGAATACCGCCGCATCGAACTGAAGGCCCCTGGCGTTATCGAGCGTCAGCCGGTGAATGAACCCATGTATACCGGTTATAAGGCCATCGATGCCATGACCCCGGTCGGGCGCGGTCAGCGGGAGCTGATCATCGGTGACCGTCAGATCGGCAAGACGGCTTTGTGCGTTGACGCCATCATCAATCAGAAAGATTCCGGCGTCGTCTGTATCTATGTCGCCATCGGTCAGAAAAAATCCACCGTAGCCCAGGTGGTGGATGCCTTGGAGCGTAACGATGCTATGAAGCACACCATCGTTATCTCCGCTACCGCCAGTGAACCGGCGCCGTTGCAGTACGTATCTGCCTTTGCCGGCTGCACCATGGGCGAATATTACCGGGATTCCGGTCGTCACGCCCTGATCATCTACGATGACCTGTCCAAACAGGCTACTGCGTATCGCCAGATCTCCCTGCTGCTCCGCCGTCCTCCCGGACGTGAAGCCTTCCCCGGCGACATTTTCTATAATCACTCCCGTCTGCTTGAACGGGCCGCCAAACTCAATATAGAGAAAGGCGGGGGGTCTCTGACGGCTTTGCCCATCATTGAAACCCAACAGGGCGACGTTTCGGCTTATATCCCCACCAACGTTATTTCCATCACCGACGGCCAGGTTTACTTGGAACCGGCACTCTTCTTTGCTGGCGTGCGCCCTGCCATTAACGTCGGTCTGTCGGTTTCCCGGGTCGGCGGCGCCGCTCAGGTAAAGGCCATGAAGCAGGTTGCCGGTTCGCTCCGATTGGATCTGGCCCAATACCGTGAATTAGCCGCCTTTGCCCAGTTTGGCTCTGAATTGGACAAAGCTACTCAATCCCAGCTCAACCGGGGTATCCGCCTGGTGGAAATCCTTAAACAACCCCAGTATGACCCGCTACCGATGGAGAAAGAGATTACTATTCTGTATGCCGGTACCCGGGGGATATTGGACGATCTGCCGGTGGAAGTTCTGGGAGCCTTTGAGAAACAGCTCTATGAGTACATCGGCGGCAAGCACCCGGAGATTTTTAATACGCTGAAAGAAGCTAAGGAAATCAATGCCGACCTGGACAACCAGATGAAAGCCGCCCTGGAGGCTTTTAAGGCCGATTTCAAAGCCAGCCTGGCCGCCTGA
- the atpG gene encoding ATP synthase F1 subunit gamma has protein sequence MATLRDIRQKIAAVKKTQQITKAMNMVSAAKLRGAQTRMEQFRPYAAAFKQMLASIASRVEPEAHPFFQQAEKVEKVELVLMTADRGLCGSFNMNLINAADKFIKQKKAEGIGVVLTTVGRKGRDYFRRRQADIRQTYVDVWNKFDFSNAQTVARDSVSPFTNAEVQEVYLIYANFVNMVTQRPVLIPLLPIIPEAAEEGAVSQEYITEPAADQFLEYLLPRYINVMVYQGFLENSTSEHAARMTAMDNASSNCKDMITSLTMVMNKARQAAITKELMDIIGGAEALKG, from the coding sequence ATGGCAACATTACGAGACATCAGACAAAAAATTGCGGCGGTGAAAAAGACCCAGCAGATCACCAAGGCCATGAATATGGTTTCGGCGGCCAAACTGCGGGGTGCTCAGACGCGTATGGAGCAGTTCCGCCCCTATGCTGCCGCCTTCAAGCAGATGCTGGCCAGTATCGCTTCCCGGGTGGAGCCCGAGGCCCATCCATTCTTTCAACAGGCCGAAAAAGTGGAGAAGGTGGAGTTGGTGCTGATGACTGCCGACCGTGGTCTGTGCGGCAGTTTTAATATGAACCTGATCAACGCCGCCGATAAATTCATCAAACAGAAAAAGGCGGAAGGCATCGGAGTGGTCCTGACCACGGTCGGTCGCAAAGGGCGGGATTATTTCCGTCGGCGGCAGGCTGATATTCGGCAAACGTATGTCGACGTCTGGAATAAGTTCGATTTCTCCAACGCCCAGACTGTGGCTCGCGACTCGGTAAGCCCCTTTACCAACGCTGAGGTCCAGGAAGTTTATCTGATTTACGCCAACTTTGTGAACATGGTGACCCAACGGCCGGTATTGATACCTCTGCTGCCCATCATTCCGGAAGCCGCGGAAGAGGGTGCCGTCAGCCAGGAGTATATTACGGAACCGGCGGCGGATCAATTCCTGGAATATCTCCTGCCTCGTTACATCAATGTCATGGTCTACCAGGGCTTCCTAGAGAACTCCACCAGTGAGCACGCCGCCCGGATGACCGCGATGGACAACGCCAGCAGCAACTGTAAAGACATGATTACGTCCCTCACTATGGTAATGAACAAAGCCCGGCAGGCGGCTATTACAAAAGAATTAATGGATATTATCGGTGGCGCCGAGGCCTTGAAAGGCTAG